The sequence GaatttgtgtggttgtggaccccccaaCGCAAACGCGGTTTATGCCAGAAGTTCTTACCGCACTATACTGGCCCGTTCGTCATTGTAAATCGCTTGAGCGACTTGACGTACGTCGTGGCACGCTTGACGACACCTCGTCGTCGGTCAAATCAAACGCAGTTGGCGCATGTGGCTCGCCTCAAGAGGTTCCATCCCTCCAGTGACttggactcgcccagcgggcttcgtctgtgaaccAGGGATtcctacggtatgagccgggctgtggtatgagccgggcatgtggaggaggaagacgaagtggtgTGGTGCGGCCTGAGGACTCCATCTTTACGTCTGACTGCCGTGTCTCATTCTcatcctgtaaataaacacagtcaatCTTCCCTCaaccgtgacaatatatacgaCGATTATTTTTCAGCTGtctccagggtgtctaccgagttgacatttctaaattccctgagtgaaacagaactttgtttttatgtaaagatgggtagagaccatatcgctcggtgatgtcactctctaatacgcattttagaaaatgaaaacgacttaatcccatttgaatagtacatagaacagataaacctcaatatagcgaagttggtaaaagcggcaactcacttcgttatatcgaagcttcgttaaactgaaattcgacctttcatgcaaggcatggttactgaaggattaatcttaaactgaaaaggccacaagaatgctcgactaatatggcaacatcaaaaaacttttttttaatgtttttgcatgaaaaaaatcaattttgttgagcctgagatgcagcaatcacagttagatgccttgccagagtgtcacatgtaaagacgaaacaaatgcgggtttaatgcactgtggaattgcgcttgttctgctgctgcgggttgttgtcaaatcctcgcgcgttgcccagagcaatgcaacgcctttgctatcatgttgcccaaccgaactatttgctctccacgaacgcacaacatcgaaaaccatcccacgttagaaaaaaaagagtcagtttcaccacgagagcaaaatagtaaattcgatagcaacaaagaggaattttacatgaatataggctagcagctcgctccttcaggaaacgcagccgctgcactaagagaagtgccctatctatgatctatggctcaggggcggattcaggtacataatggggggggggtacaaaggctgaagccaacgctcagcagtgcattttggtgggtcacgcatatttacaacagcccagaggggattatggcggtgcctacgaagccttcgttggaaatgtgcatagggaagcaggaaagggtagagcaatgagaggtagagagcagggacaagattctccttacccgttttggacagtggcaggcaaagcaacctgacaaagggggcaaactcgacaagcaaacctgacaaaggaggtggacgacaggcactgaagggagggggcggggctggcttgggggggggcgatcgccgctaccgcccccccccgggatttgccactgctatggcttcaacgaaagttttgcaattagagcacaacacctacaaaggtatgagccgtatgctgatccacactaaagataccgcggcgcacgcgaccacgctggtacaaagtacgcacttcctgtcggactcacgcagccagcccccccccccccttcccaacgcgccggctcctatccatgtgcccatcgcgcgaatgagacggtcggctcgtttcatctctgcttaagccccgttcgtcggcagcgctcgcgcaccttcactcgcacatggagcatgcgacgcgcggggtgatgtaatcgcgatttggacttgatagggaagatcatggcgaaggcaaaaaattcgcttcggagtgtctatataattgctatcgcaaaaaaaagccaTATAGCTgagggctaagatcgcatgaaagcacggcaacagcctgaattacggcacatccgattatggtggaaacgttactgttttccgacatcgcgcgccgaatcgagcacgtgggacccgtgccggtgtggcgaatttcggtcgccgctatgccatggctctaaaaagttttgtaattcagCTTTATAGCAAACACCCACGttgtgtggctggtaattgccagctgcagcccccaaaaatttcagtcgactgcctaaaacttgtttcagcaatgccctcatcgggaaaaaaataaataaaaaagctttcactaGCTGTGAATaagcccgttagttacgctagctctcgcctggaaatttattctattcttcacggaaccctaaatagcatctttgaagctcgggatcagagcgagtgagctctccgataacagccaacaagcgtcttttttctcgccgatcggcatggcttgccagataccagccttgtcgaagacatccgcttcctgaacgatcgcgatcgcttgcaagataactcaagctcgttacatttACTGCTActgcttctacaactaatcatgcttgttacttgacacgcggcgataacaaaaacaccatatcgggcgctaacgcacagcacgcgcgagaaagattacagaactacaccgcgtactcccagaacatccCGACAAAATTGCGCGAtccgatgtgtcgtggttcgcggttcccgcatgccacgcattagccggattctctcccacttcaccgctccgaaggcgatgacagcatcaaggtgcgccacctccccgcagccgcagcggccgtttgatttgaaaaatgcgttcacaaaatgtcgagcaagcgctaccgcgactttcgtcgcctttcaataaagatactgtggattttgcctgatgggagcacaatttccctgagttttccctgagaatttccagactacccaaaatccctgagaattcccagtTTTCCCGGTCGATAGACACCCTGTGTCTCGTTTATTCCAGCCTTTGTCATGaatctacaagagccaaagcgttcccattATCTCGCGCCACCACGAACCACAGGTCGTTCTTTTTtctctggccgactggccacaaGTATTGCGGCGCTACAAccacaaaatggaaaactagcgtgggtcgtcACCGATACGAcgaaaacgcagcgcgggcaacgatgaaGCATGGAACGCGTCTCGCATAATTCtgatttcgccacgtgtggcgtcccatgCCTTTCATCCAACTCCGagtgcgtttgtattctgtcgTTAGTGTCCCGGAGAacgaaatcttattttgggatgtacTCCAACGAACttttcaaaaagactttgtgctaaattcacattccgtgtgatatctcttgccagcgagttgtaatggcGTACCATTTGACATGCTTCTTCTCGGTAGGGtcgagagctgggctagttggtgagatatcattttaacatatggtgtagtagcgcaaattcgacggggacaaagaggacaagaagaagcGAGTGTGTCATGTCTCTTTGTACTCGTcaaatttgcgctactacaccatatgttaaaatgatGCTTCTTCTCATTGGTACGCATAGTCTATGGAAGACGCGCacgttgcagagaaacgcagagccgataatttcctcaacagcccacttcagtAGGATggccactcagctaagagatgtataCGAGGAAATCGAAAGTCAGCCAGAATGGTAtccggcattggtgaggtgcttatcctgaCCGCTGTTCTAGCATATCATTGGAAAAGGCCGTTGCTATAgcgttacttgatgtattcgctatagagatgattCCGAATTCGATAGTGCCGTCTGTCAGTCATTGTGTCGCGacaagagcataatcaacatattagttctttgtctgtattgaaTTGCGTTCAAGTGCCACGTCtttgttgaataaataccatgaaagaaaaaaattgggcagcGAACTGCGGAGCGAggtgtcgcaggttcgaaaccccggtcgagcgcttctgaattatttttattttttgcatttatatatagatacatatacaaatccgggacatgacggcaagaATCTGCcgggagtgtctatataattgctgtaGCAACAAAGGTCTGATGGGTTGAGTGATTGAAACACTTGACAAAATTTTAAATTGGGATATTCACAACGGAAGCGAGTCGTATGTCATATTCAAGTttgctacactctaagccgcaaaggtgcgaaatgggagtaagtgctgcatttcgtccccgcaacaggcagttcgtccccgcagggattaactgcaagacgagggtgccgtgtgcaaagtgagggaggaactgttagaccaaagggagcaacgtttactcccatggaactttccggcgcagtggcgacctcgaacgaatggtcagcatgcgcgtattcaaagagtccgctaaagaaatgaactgttaacagtttatttaagtgtaaacggtcttgtcaactacggcaactgcggcagaagtaaagtaatatcgttcatatggcataataaaaaaaaagtgaaaaagctttcacacacaaaaaaaatgtgctcgcgcccaagctgtatcaatgcgcggcgtggtgttctcgtcgtatgcacggcaagctaggactcggcggttttgcggtgtgttgtggatgtgttctcgtttcgtggttgcgattgctgtcacttgtggtgcactgaatcatcatcgcgttgtggtaaacgtgatctgctactggaatgaagtgctaccctatcgaaatgctacgcgccgactgggacatcgcctgagaggtgagtgtaaacaaggctgccatcactccgcgtgattttacctgtgtgcagttgatatgtagCGATCACCGCTTatttaacattcacgttctgcgcgaacaaaacacgcatgattgatgagctcgcgcgatacagcTTCGCGATTgctgccccgcctgctatagaattacaagcatgatggttgggccatcgaaatggtaacctcggtgaaggctcaacattagctgtagcaagtacagctgttcaaaaatagctttgttttcagtgctgcccaaataagcgttgtttatcagaaatattcgcaACTTTGtaaaagaaaattcacgtaaactccgcacaatatcttctatagcaatgtaaacaagtcatttgggaagattggctgttaaaatagtatgtctagctaaaggcttagcaccgctaacacgggcagtcggcggcggcatcggcgatttcgctcgtttgtagcgatgctaggaatcatttatttttctatctctcaaatgaagagcaagcttcattgataaataagtgggcccactagcgtgtcgctgtgaaagcgtgaaaagttaaactcgaggacgggtttttcgaacttcataacgcattctgaactgttccattgcactatatgacaggttctgtgaaagagcagttttcgtctaatttttacgcatgcagcatttctaacagacgccttgtgacgtgactgcaagtgcacgaacagttctgccggaaatattaatgcttctgcaattactttttcagcaaatcgatgaatgagagagttgcgcctcctgagaaacgtcttcaacatcttgcagctatgaacacgctctcagcagctgtcgatggtgtTGTTGCActttcctgacgtcggctggacagcatccgtTCGGATAAagcattgcacttttcattgtctctcctataatgcagggaagccatcctatcttctgtattcaacaaagttgttcaatttatgtgtacacacgatgctgcagaattgacacgagtcgcTGAATAAACTTCgttgtttctttagacgttttcgtttttttgtcattaaacagacattttcactgaacgatataaccaaccgtgttctgtacagtgagaagcgagcaagcttggcacgtcgacgggagcatacatgagaccgtttatattacatacattcatcaagcgcccaaattcgctcgaaacacgcgcgcagaaaaaccaatccatCGCATTTTGCAttttcatgaacgtgatcaccgaatggttgcttgcgaaacactgaaggctgaagtctaatataacAAATCTTGCTACTgtgactaacatggcagaacgcgcagcttccagacggtgcctgtacatatatagccccggtaatattcactctgctgcgtactggcgtgtggtatagtggttagcgtacgcgactgctgattcaatggtcacgagttcgaatcctgtgagtttgttgtgaattttctgtagtttactcctgaatttatttctgtatattaattgtatatgtcgtcaaatgcgtgtatcaacctccaaattctcggtaattcaaccagaaactgtattaaattgatttttttatcgagaaggagcaactgttagtcccatcaggggtaacagttcgtccctacgcagctaccatgcaataaatcagttactccctaaaaggggtaacttttacaccgcgacatttcgtccctcaaaacaactgaggatTAACAGTTCGTCCCCcggcagttactccctaaaggacgaatcgttcatcctctagggagtaatggttgtggcagtgcagttaccccccaaaaggacgaaccacagaccctttttcgtcctttgcggcttagagtgtactgcCCTAAACAGGACACTAAATTACATTGCAACATAAAGTGGATTTTTTCCAGAGAGCAAATAATCTGGACTGTCGACAGGGCTCCATTGTTTGACATGACGTTATCTTGTAGCTGATCTGGAGCACTTCGGGCTATATGCGCATACGTGCAAAAAATCTGGGCGCCACGTATGAACGAGCACAGTttcaaaaaagtatattttattGCCTCAAACAACaggtcacacacacaaaaaacttcCGAAAGTAGCAACAATAGGCAATATTATTCTTCATATACGGTTATAGTGCATCTTGCGATCGCATCTGACACCCCTAGGAACACCTGAAGAaggctgcgcatgcgcgctcaaATGAAAACGCATACGTATGCAAGGGACTTGCCCACATGTTTCCTCGAATGTAAATGTGATACAGGGTCCGCGACTCCTGAAGCCCTTTCATACATGTATGACGTCTACCGGCTGCATGGCTGGTGGATATACGCACGCTAAAGAATGCTTTGCTGCCTACTTGCCGTGTGATGTTTCATCATGGATGATAGCTGCGTGCCCTTCCTTATACGAAGATTTGTAAATATCCTGCAGCTCGAGCTACAATCGTTGCGGTTTTCGTGGATGAGTATGTGAGAACTGAGGTCTGACTTGCTAATAATTGTACTGCTACAGAACTGACAGCAAAGCTTAGGTACTTGCTTAGTGAATACGCTTATGACGCGAAAGGCTCCCCCTTTGGGTAAATCTCTTACCGCATACGTCGCACCCATAAGGCTGCTCGCCAGTGTGACTTAAAACATGCGTTTTTAGCGTACTCAAGCGCGCGAATGCAGCGGGACACAGGTGGCAGTGGTACGGCTTCTCGCCCGTATGCGTGCGGGTGTGCGTGGTAAGCCCTTCTTTTAAGCTAAACGTACGGCTACAAAACTGGCAACTGAACTTCTTCACACCGGAGTGAAAGATCTTATGCTGCGAAAGGTTGGACATTGATCTGAAACACTTCCCACATACGTCGCAGCGGTGAGGTCGCTCACCGGTGTGGGCTAACACATGCCTTTTCAGCGCACTCATATCCGCGAATTCAGCGGGACATAGGTGGCAGTGGTACGGCTTCTCGCCTGTATGCATGCGGGTGTGATATTTCAGTGCTTGTTTAGAATGAAATTTGCGGCTACAGGACTGACAATCGAAATTCTTTACGCCTGAGTGAATAATCTTGTGCTGTGAAAGGTTGCACCTCGATCTGAAACTCTTCCCGCATTCGCCGCACCTGTGAGGTCGCTCGCCGGTATGGCTTAAGACGTGCTTTTTCAGCGTACTCAGTTGCGCGAACGTTGCGGGACACAGGTGGCAGACGTAGGGCTTCTCGCCAGTGTGCGTACGGGCGTGGCTTCGGAGCGAGTCTCTGCGGGAAAATTTTCTGCGGCAAACATGACAGGCGTACGACTTCTTCcctgaatgagtgagtgagtggtacTTGAGGCTTTTTTTCGTGCCGAATCTCTTTCCACAGATGTTGCACTCATACGGTCGTTCGCCGGTATGGGTCAACATGTGTCTCTTCTGATACTCGGTGCAGGTGAACGTGGCCGGGCACGACGAACACTCGAAGGGCCTCTCTCCCGTGTGCGTGCGACTGTGGATCACCAGGTTTTTCTTCTGCGTGAATTTCTTGTTGCACACGTCGCAGGCGTACTGTTTTTCGCCTACGTGAGCGAACAAGTGTGTTCGCAGCTGCGACTTGCGGTAGAAAACTTTCTCACACACGCCGCACTGCAAGGACCTCGTGGCCGTTGGTTTGCCTCCTGTTTCTGTTTGGCACACGTTGAGCTTGTCAGGGGTCCTGCGTTCGAGTGAGTTTCTTTAGTCATATGATGTTAAAGAGGCGTCAGAGCATACATAAGGCGCCGCGTACTTCTTAGCTCTCGAATGGATCGAGCATTCAAGTCTACAAATGAACACAGAAACCATAACatacgaaaaaataaataaaacaaacacaTCCCTATGTCAAACAGCAGAATCAAACGTAAAAGAAAAACGGACTGGTAGAATTAGTTCTCAATGGTACATTGAGCACTGGGGACATCTTAGAACGAAACGAGAGGAGTGTTTCTCGAGGGGTGTAACGGGTATTGAATTACAGTGACGGGGAAGAGCCTTCCGTCGCAGCTCTACGACTAGACTATcgaacgcgtaattcgaaggttgcaggttcagatcccaccgacagaaagaGTGATTTGTCTTCCATTTTATTTgatttcagagagagagagagaggtttatttatagaaaggcagagaggtcggcctgagcgatataatgctctagcctgctactctacaccgggggtggggaaaggggagaaaaaattGGGGTACGcttatgcttcgcctttaagagttgaacgcgtagcgatatcctgcccctagtgcgtacttcgaacactacgagtgtttaacagaatgcgcgccctaaggtgtgtgccttatgtaatgggtagcatgctttaaaccaggagcaattatgcgcgagaaactttttcgaagttgcgatgcacccactacgtggtcttaagggaatacgcgcagtaatgtgtgtgccttttgtaatgggtagcccgcgaggccgaaggtgctcgacaagctgcacgagacgtcgtaaagaagaaagaacgccacacaggctaacccgcgtcaacgtcttcttcttctactgcataccagaacgcgcgcagtaaagaagaaagaatgacacacaggcgaacacgcacgacagtctcactcgtcaacgtcgtcgtcttcttcttttacTGCAAAGCAGAACGCGCgctacaatatcttccatcaagaacgaccacgctcgcgccaatgccatcgccgtgctgcagcgagagttcgcttcgccccactcatcatcattcaccacgtggatatgctatgatttttttgtgaagcattaaatttactttcagtgcagctccaagcagaggcgtggctgtgtggtagaacacctgcttgccacgcagacggcctgggttcgattctcactcggaccctacatttttattatttatttatttatgatgatttttcgctcacaaccaacggtgccgacaccgacgccggaatttctgcgatacgagctctttagcgctatcgcgttaaaaagaatgatggatgacgagggtaagtaagggaggtgagtatgtacagtcccgtctaggtggcgcagtgctatagccgcgcatccagtccagtggcttgtaggaaagctgcgaccgctcttatgaccacagttgtgctgttggcgtcaggccgaGGGCCCAACAGAAcgtcatcagttaatggcctagtatacactccttcagtagaggaaatcagtttatgtcgttcgcgtgcgtatgctgggcaggtacaaaatatgtgctccaGTGTTTCt comes from Rhipicephalus sanguineus isolate Rsan-2018 chromosome 7, BIME_Rsan_1.4, whole genome shotgun sequence and encodes:
- the LOC119398714 gene encoding zinc finger protein OZF-like, giving the protein MDPTAALEYDTLKRALLQRFLYTADGYREKFRNARPEDRETAKEYASRLSGYFDHWTPDKLNVCQTETGGKPTATRSLQCGVCEKVFYRKSQLRTHLFAHVGEKQYACDVCNKKFTQKKNLVIHSRTHTGERPFECSSCPATFTCTEYQKRHMLTHTGERPYECNICGKRFGTKKSLKYHSLTHSGKKSYACHVCRRKFSRRDSLRSHARTHTGEKPYVCHLCPATFAQLSTLKKHVLSHTGERPHRCGECGKSFRSRCNLSQHKIIHSGVKNFDCQSCSRKFHSKQALKYHTRMHTGEKPYHCHLCPAEFADMSALKRHVLAHTGERPHRCDVCGKCFRSMSNLSQHKIFHSGVKKFSCQFCSRTFSLKEGLTTHTRTHTGEKPYHCHLCPAAFARLSTLKTHVLSHTGEQPYGCDVCGKRFTQRGSLSRHKRIH